Part of the Deinococcus aerophilus genome is shown below.
GCCACCTTGGTCATGCGGGCCTCGGTGTAACGCATGGCGGCGGGTGGATCGCCGTCGATCGAGCCGAAGTTGCCCTGTGGATGCACCAGCGGATAACGGATGTTCCACCACTGGCCCAGGCGCACCATCGCGTCGTAGATGGAGGAGTCGCCGTGCGGGTGGTACTTCTTCATCACCTCGCCGACCACGGAGGCCGACTTGGCATGCTTCTGGTTGCTGTAGAGCCCCTCGAGCATCATGGCGTACATGATCCGGCGCTGCACCGGCTTGAGGCCGTCGCGCACGTCGGGCAGCGCACGGTCCACGATCACGTTCATGGCGTAGGTGATGAAGTTGGTCTTGACCTCACTGGTGATGTCAACGGGATGAATTCCAGTCATGTGTCTCCTGACGGGGCGGGGGTTGGACGCCCGGCAATGGGGTGTTGATCGAGGCCTGGCTTGGCTGCCAGGAGTGAAACAATTCTAGCATATTCTGCTATGAGCGTAATAAAAATCGTTCTGCAGAAGATTCCCTCAATACAGTCATTCTACCCGAAAGCAGCGGCAGAAACGGTGATTCAGGGCGGTGCGTTCAGGCGCCCGAACAGGGGCCTGGGGCTTTCGGTACAGGGGTGGCCAGCGCAGGGAGAAGGGGGAGGGCCGGACCGTGGCCGACTCATGCGCCGCTCTGTGACGATTCCGTCAAGGTCACTGCCTATCATGGCGGAAGAATGCTTGCCCAACTCACTCAACTTGTGAACGACGTGGATGGGGCCTGGGCCGCCGCCATCGGAGGCCTGGACGGCCTGCTGATCGAGGGCCACGCCACCACGGCTGCCAACCTGAACCTGCTGATCGCCGAACATGCCGGGTTGCTGCAGGCAGCCAACAGCGCCTATGCCCAGACCCTGAACGGGGGGCAGACCCGCGAACTGTACCTGCGCGGCGAACGCCTGAGCGTGTACCTGTGTCCGGTCAAGAGCGAATACTTCCTGCTGATCGCGCTGGACGCCCGCAGCAACCTGGGCCAGGCCCGGCTGTATGGCCGCGACGCGGCCCGCAAGCTGGAGCCGATGCTGTGAAGGCCCCCGTCCTGACCGTGGGTGTGCCCGCGCGCTTCTTCGCCCGCCCTGCTTCCCGCCCCGCTCCGACACTGACGAGGACCACGCTGTGAAAATAGATGCCCTGACCGAACTTCCCGGCGTGATCGCCAGCGCCCTGGTGGGCCCGGACGGCCTGCCCATCGAGGCGTCCGGGGACGGCGGCGACGTGCTGGCCGCCGAGCTGACCGCGCTGCGCACGGTCCTGGACCGTCTGGGCCGCCGCCTGGGGGCGGGGGAGGTCAGCCGCATCGCCCTGACCAGCGAGCGCGTGGAGGTCGTGGCGATCACCAGCGGGGAATACGTGCTGGGAGCGGCCCTGTCGCGCAGCAGTGACACCCGCCACGCCCAGCAGACCCTGGCGAAACTGGTGCTGGAACTCGGCGACCTGCCGCGCCCGGACCGCGCATGATCGGGGCGCTGCTGGACGTGCGTGGGGTGCGCCACGCGGTGCTGCTGGACCGCAGCGGAAGCGTGGTGAGCAGCGCGGGGGCAGACCGCGGCACGCTGGACCCGGCTGTCCTCAGCGGGGAGCAGGGACTGGCGCGGGCGGGCCATGCCGTGGTCGGCAGCCTGCAGGGCCACCTCGGCGGCGAGTGGCAGGATCTGTTGCTGGACGTGGACGGCGGGCCGGTCCTGCTGACCCCGCACGGAGACCAGCTGCTGCTCACCGCCTTTGACGACGTTGCCAGCCTGGGCCGGGTGCGCTTTGCGGTGCGCCGTCTGCTGGGCACAGCCTGAGCGCCGGTCTGTGAGGAGGGCCTTCCAATCGTGCGCCCGCGCAGGCGGTAGCGTGGGGCCATGTTAGACCGTCCCCGTCGCCTGCGCCGCACTCCTGCCCTGCGCGCCCTGACCCGCGAGGTCAGCCTGAGCCCCGCCCACTTTATCTATCCGATCTTCGTTCACGAACTGCCGGACGAGGCGCCGATCAGCTCCATGCCCGGCATCAGCCGCCACAGCATCACGGGAGCCGTCGAGCAGGCCCGCAGCGCGCTGCAACTGGGCATTCCCAGCGTGATCCTGTTCGGGATTCCCGACCACAAGGACGCGCTGGGCAGCGGAGCCTATGCCGAGGACGGCGTGATCCAGCGGGCAACGCGGGCCATCAAGGCGGCGCTGCCCGGCCTGACCGTGATCGCCGACACCTGCCTGTGCGAATACACCGATCACGGTCACTGCGGCCCCCTGTGTGGGGTGCCCGGGCAAAGCGGGGCCGAGGCGTGGACGGTGGACAATGACCGCAGCCTGGAACTGCTCGCCCTCACGGCGGTTTCGCAGGCCCGCGCGGGCGCGGACGTGATCGCACCCAGCGCCATGATGGACGGTCAGGTGGGAGCCATCCGCGCCGCCTTGGACGCGGCGGACTTCACGCACGTTCCGGTCATGAGCTACGCGGTCAAGTATGCCAGTGCGTATTACGGCCCCTTCCGCGACGCGGCGGGCAGCACCCCCAGCGTGGGCAACCGCGCCACCTACCAGATGGACCCGGCGGGCGGGCACCGTGAAGCGCTGCGCGAGGCCCGCCTGGACGCCGAACAGGGAGCGGACACGCTGATGGTGAAACCGGCGCTGGCCTACCTGGACGTGCTGCGCGTGCTGCGCGACCACTTCGACCTGCCGCTGGTGGCGTACAACGTCAGCGGCGAGTACGCGCTGGTCAAGGCCGCCGCGCAGCTCGGCTTCATGGACGAGCGGCGCACGGTCCTCGAGAACCTGACCGGCATGCGCCGCGCCGGCGCCGACGCGATCATCACCTACCACGCCCTGGACGCGGCCCGCTGGCTGCAGGAAGACGTGCTGCGGGAAGACGCCCTGCGGCCCCTCGCGCCGGCACAGGCGGGCGCGTGAGCGGCGCGGCGCTGCCCGATCCCATTCGCGTGGACTGGGTGCCCACCGGCCTGTGGCCCGGGCGCCTGGGCCTGACCTTCGCGCCCGGCAAGAAGGGCCACAGCGTCTATCAGCCGGGCGTGGTGCATGACCGGGATGTTCACGCTGACCTGCAGACCCTGGCCCGTGAGGGCGCGAACGTCCTGGCCCCCCTGATCGAGGATTTTGAGTTCGATCTGCTGGGCATGGACGGTTACCACGCCGCCGCCGACCTGCACCGCCTGCAGGTCCGGTCCTTCGCCATCCCCGATGGACAGGCCCCGGCAGACCGCGCCGATTTTGCCGCCTTCATCGACGAGCTGATGACCGATCTGCTCGATGGGCGCAGCGTGGTGGTGCACTGCCGCGGTGGTCTGGGCCGTGCGGGGCTGGCCGCCGCCTGTCTGCTCGTTCAGGGCGGCCTGGATCCGGAAGCGGCCATCCGCCTGGTCCGGCAGACCCGCAGCCCGAACGCCATAGAAACCCGTGGGCAGGAAGCCTTCATCCACGATTTCGCTGCCCTGACGCCCTCGGCCGGAGGTTCCGCATGATCACCGTGTCCAACCGCATCTTCGTGAATCCCGAGTATCACGCACAGTTCATGGACCGCTTTCGTCACCGGGCCGGTCTGGTGGACGGCATGCCGGGGTTCATCTCCAACCACGTCCTGACGCCCACCAGGGACGGAGACCCCTTTGTCGTCCTCACCTTCTGGGAAAGCCGCGAGGCCTTTGAAGCCTGGACTTCCAGCGACGCCTTCCGCCAGGGACACGCCCGCAGCGGCAGTCTGCCCCGGAAGGCCTTCAGCGGTCCCAACGTTCTGGAAGTGCATGAGGTTCTGGAGCCCGCCCAAGGCTCAGTACAGTCCGGCGAAGGGCTCATGGCTGCGTCAGGAACACGCCTTAAGATGAGGGCACCATGAAACTCCCTGTCCTGTTGCTGAGCGCCGCCTTTGCAGGCCTGCTGGCCTCGTGTGCTCCCACCATGACCGGCCCGCAGGTGGGCCGCATCGTGAACAGCGTCACCGGCCAGGAGGGCACCGTGAGTTTCCAGCGGGGCACCCTGCAGTCCCGGCTGGGCGATCCCTTCGCCGCGGACAACGCCACCATCCGCATAGGGGGTCAGGTCTACAGTGGGCGGACGGCCCTGCTGGACGGCGGCGCGGCGGGACCGCTGCCCCCAGGCTGGGGCCTGAGCGTTGCGCTGGGCGGCACGGCAGCGGTGGGCGACAGCGGGATGCTGGGAGTCGGCACCCGTCTGGATACGCCCCGCCCCCGCGCCCCACGGGTCCGCAGCGGCAACCTGATCGCCCGCACCGCTGGGGCTCCCACCCTGACCTTGATCTGCACCCTGACGGTGGATGAAACCGAGCACGGCATTGGCGAATGCACCGGCAACGACGGCGTGAGGTACGCCCTGCAATTCTGAATCGGGACGGCCCGGTCATCGTCTGCCTGTGCGGCAGCGTGCGCTTTCTGGAAGCATTCGATGCGGCCTCCCTGGCAGAAACGCTGGCGGGCCGCATGGTGCTGAGCGTGGGCAGCCACCGTCGGCACGATGAGGACGTCCTGGGTCATCTGGATGACGTTCAGAAGACGGCCGCGCTGAAAGGGCTGGCTGAACTGCACCGCCACAAGATTGATCTGGCCGATGAAATTCTGGTCATCAACGTGGGCGGCTATGTGGGCGAAAGCACCCGCGCTGAAATCGAATACGCCCGCGCTCGGGGCAAGCGGGTGCGCTGGCTTGAACCGCAAAAGGAGGGGCGCGGAAAGCCGTAGCCTCCGCGCCCCGTCTGCAGATGTGTGCCTTACGCCTGCTGGTACATCACCGCACGCTTGACTTCCTCGATCAACTGGGTGATGGGGATGTCGCGCGGGCACGCCTCGGTGCAGTTGTAGGCGGTGCGGCAGCGCCACACCCCGGTGTTCTGGTTCATGATGTTCAGCCGCTGCTGGGTGGCCTCGTCGCGGCTGTCGAAGATGAAGCGGTGTGCCTGCACGATGGACGCCGGACCCAGGTAGGAGCCGTTCACCCAGAAGATCGGGCAGGAGGTGGTGCAGCACGCGCACAGGATGCAGTTGCTGGAGTGCGCCATGCGCTCGGCCTCGGCCTCGGACTGAATGCGCTCGGCGGCGGGGGCGGGCGACTCGTTGATGAAATAGGGCATGATCGCCTTGTACGAGTCGAAGAACGGCTCCATGTCCACGAGCAGGTCCTTTTCCACCTTCAGGCCACGGATCGGCTCGATGGTGATGGTGCCCCCGTCTTTGGCCACGTCACGCACCAGGGTCTTGCAGGCCAGGCGGTTGCGCCCGTTGATCAGCATGGCGTCGCTGCCGCAGATGCCGTGCATGCACGAGCGCCGGAAGGTCAGGCTGGGGTCGTGGTACCACTTGACCTCGTTGATCACGTCCAGCACGCGGTCCCCGGCCTGGGCCTCGATGGCGTAGGTTTCCCAGTGCGCCTTGCGGTCCTTTTCCGGGTCGAAGCGCAGAATCTTGACTTTGACATGCAGCATCGGCAGCGCCCCCTTGACGGCGGCGGGCGCGGTGCTGGTTTCGTGTGGCATTTGGGTCATTGACAGTCCTTTCGAATATGGGCCGGTGAAGGGATGGAGGGTTCAGATCTCTGGGCCATCCCTTCGGTCGCGGGTCAGTACACGCGGGCTTTGGGCTCGAAGGCGCGGGTGAATCCCTTGAGGGCCACGTCCTTGTAACCGATCTGCACGTGGCCGGGCCGGTTCAGGTCCTTGTAGGCCATGGTGTGCTTGAGCCAGTTGACGTCATCGCGGGTGGAGTAGTCGGCGCGGTCGTGGGCGCCGCGCGATTCGGTGCGGTTCAGGGCGCTGGCGGTCATGGCCTCGGCGCAGTCCAGCATGAACCCGAGTTCCATGACCTCGATCAGCTCGGAGTTATAGCGCAGGCTGGGGTCGCCCACGTTCACGTTCTGATAGCGCGCCTTGAGTTCCTTGAGGATCTCGACCTGCTTTTCCATGTCCGGGCCGTTGCGGAAGATGCCGACATTGTTCATCATCGACTCCTGCATCTCCTTGCGGATCAATGCGGGATTTTCCTTGCCGCTGCCATTTTTCAGGCCGTCGAACATGTCCTTGGTCTCGCGCTGCGGATCGTCAGGCAGATCCGGGAATTCCACCTGGCGGGCGTACTGCGCGGCGTAGATACCGGCACGGCGGCCAAAGACCACCAGATCACCCAGGCTATTGGTGCCCAGACGGTTGGCGCCGTGAAGGGACACGCAGGCCTGCTCGCCCGCCGCGTACAGACCCTCAATGCTACCCCCGTTCCCATCGGACAGACACAGCCCATTGAGGTCGGTGGGAATGCCGCCCATCGCGTAGTGGGCGGTGGGCTGCACGGGAACCAGATCCTTCACCGGATCCATGCCCAGGTAGGTGCGTGCCAGGTCGGTGATCTCGGCCAGCTTGCCCTCGATGACCTCGCGCGGCAGGTGGGTCAGGTCGATGTTGACGGCGTCGCCGTCGCGGCCCACGCCCCGGCCCTCGCGGATCTCGCTGATGATGCTGCGCGACACGATGTCGCGCGGCGCAAGGTCCTTGATGGTGGGCGCGTAGCGCTCCATGAAGCGTTCGCCGTCGACGTTGCGCAGAATGCCGCCCTCGCCGCGAATGCCCTCCGTGACCAGAATGCCCAGCTTGGCCAGGCCGGTGGGGTGGAACTGGTAGAACTCCATGTCCTCCAGCGGCAGGCCCTTGCGGTAGTAGATGCTCATCAGGTCGCCGGTCAGCGTCAGGGCGTTGCTGGTGATTTTGAAGATCCGTCCGTAGCCGCCCGCTGCCAGGATCACGGCCTTGGCATGGAAGGTGTGGATCTCACCGGTGGCGAGTTCGTAGGCGACCACGCCCCGGCAGCGTCCGTCCTCGATGAGCAGGTCGGTGACGTGGAACTCGTTGAAGAACATGGTGCCTTCCTTGACGTTCTGCTGGTACAGCGTCTGAAGGATCATGTGGCCGGTGCGGTCCTTGGCGTAGCAGCTGCGCTCGACGGCCGCCTTGCCGAACTCGCGGGTGTGGCCGCCGAACTTGCGCTGGGCGATCTTGCCGTCCGGCGTGCGCGAGAAGGGCAGGCCCATGTGCTCGAGCTCGTACACCGCGTCGATGATGTCCTTGGAAAACACCTCGGCGGCGTCCTGGTCGGCCAGGTAGTCACCGCCCTTGACGGTGTCGAACATGTGCCATTCCCAGTGGTCTTCGGCCACGTTGCCCAGCGCGGCGCCGATGCCGCCCTGTGCCGCGCCGGTATGCGAGCGCGTGGGGTACAGCTTGGAGATACACGCGACCGAGACATTGCCCTTGGCGGCGTACAACGCGGCCATCAGGCCGGCGCCGCCGGCGCCAATCACCAGTACGTCATAACGATGCTGCATAGTCAGTTAAGTCCTTTGACTGCCTCAGGGGCAGCTCAAATCGAGAAGAGACCGATGGTGCCGAACGCAAAGACCAGCGCCACCACGGTGTAGAACACGCCCTTGACCCAGGCCCGGTTGGGCCGTGAACGCACGTAGTCCTCTATGGAGTAACGCGCGCCGTTGGTGCCGTGCATCAGGGCCAGCGCCAGGATCAGCCAGTCGTAGAACTTCCAGGCCGGGTTGGCCAGCTTGCCCACCACGGCCGTGAAGGTCGCGTCGGCCTCGGAAACCTGAATGAAGGTCATGTAGATGTGGCCGAGCACCAGAAACACCAGGATCAGGCCGCTGATGCGCATGAAGATCCACCAGTTCAGTTCGGCGTTGCTGTGGGCCTGCTGCCGGGCATCCACGAAGGTTCTCGCACGGATCATCTCAGTACCCTCCGACCAGACGGGGCCACAGCGACCACGCCGCGTACACAAAGCTCGCCACGCTGATCAGCAGCACGCCGTACCACATCTGCCGCTGGTAGGCCACGCCCGCACCGGTCATGTCCATCATGATGATGCGCAGGCCGTTAAAGGCGTGATACACCACACCTGCCGTGATAAAGACCAGCCCGATACGGAAGACCGGCAGGTCGTAGGTGTCGTGAATGGCCATGTAGAAGCGCTCACCGAACATGAACGACCCGATGCTGAACACATGAAGCAGCAGATAGGCCAGAATCGCCAGCCCCGACAACCGGTGGAGCAGGAATGCCCACTGCCCCTCTCTTCCCTTATACATTCCCTTCCTCCTCACTTTCTTCGTGCCCTGTGCAGGCTCTGCTTTTCATTCCAGCCCGTAGTCTAGGACAAGCATTTTGCCGTGTGGGTAACTGTGCTGACCGTTGGTGCCACGCTTTCAAGGCAGGAACTTGAGCAACGCGCCAAGGATAACACTCACCTCTGTTCTGCCGGTCGCGCGGCACCCGGCCTGCCTCCCCGGGGGCTGTTACCGCTCCGGGAGCAAAGGCCTTCTGAGCCTGCTCCGTGGCTGGCCCGCGCCGAGTCCCAGACGGCCCGCCGCGCACCCGCCTGACCGAAGTGCGCCGCGCACTCGCGCTACTCTGGAACCCATGACCGATTCTCGCAACCCCAAAAATGCAGAGCAGGAGGCAGAGTTTACCCGCAAGATGGTGCTGGGGCTGCTCAGCACTCTGGAACACAAGGGTCTGCTCAGCAAAGGCGAGGTGGACTCGATCCTGCGCGCCGCGCGACAGGCGGCCTATCCGGTGACGCCCCCGAAGGCGGCCGGCCCCGCCGGTCCGGGCACCCGCTGGGTCAAACCCGGTCAGCCGCCGCAGGAGATGGACCGCAGTACCCCGGTCGCCATTCCCGACGTCCGGGCGAAGGCTGACCCTGAGCCCACGTCCGGTGGCCACGGGAACCCGGAAGAACGCAAGCTGCCGATGATCGATATGGAACTGGACTGAAGCAGCCGCACGGGTGACAGTGGCCTCGGTTATTTCCGGATTCCCCGGACTGTTTAAGGCAGGAGACTCAGGTAGGTTGCGATCTGTCCTCCAGAAGTGTATTCCTGGGTCAGTACCGCCACACCACCACTGCTCAGCGGCGTCGCCGCTGCAGGGCTGCCCAGAGACAGTTCGGTGAACTGATTGGTGGTGACATCAATCTTAAGGAGCCCGTTGTAGCTGGTGCTCCAGAGTACCGTGCTGTCTTTCTTGTCAAAGCCAATCATCCGGCCGATTTGAGATTGGTTTTGAAACGTCGTTGTGGAACCGTCTGTGTTGATGCGCTTCAACCGCCCGTATTCGGTGAGATAGATCAGCCCGTCGTTCCTGATGGCGATACTGGTGGACTGCGCGCTGGCTCCGAATTCCAGGGGGGTGACGGTATCCGTGACTGTGTCGATCTTCAGCCCCTTGTTCGAGTAGCTTGGCAGATAGATCAGTTGCTTGCCGTCATTGCTGGCCGTGAACGTCCCGCTCGCCTCGATCGTCTGTGCTGTGGGGACCGTCGCGACGGCGCCTGTGGTGGGGTTCCAATGTGTCAGGGCAGTCAGCTGTCCTCCCATGCCGGTCTGGGTGGTCTTCACGAACCAGATCCGTCCGTGACTGTCGCTTGCGCCGTTGTCCACTGCACTTGGGGGAGTCAGAGGGGTACTGGTTCCGCTGGCAGTGACCAGATAAGCCTTACCGGATCCATGAGGGGAGGTGGTGGCCAGAAGGGAGCCACTGGGCAGGGCGATCAATCTCACGATGGTGTCCGGAATGCTGGCGGTAGCCACGACTTTTCCTGCCACGAGCCGCCTGAGCGTGCTGACATTGAGGGACTGCTGCGAATCGTATTCGCTGGAGGTCACCCACACCCCCTGGCTGGCTGCCACAGCTTGCGAAGACACGTTTGCTCCCAGGGCCGTCCGGGTAGGTCGCACGGTCAGGGTAAAGGTGTTGCTGCCGGTATACGGCAGGGCACCCAGATCCGGTGAAGTGATCTGTACCTGAGTGCTTCCCAAAGCCGCGTCCACCACCGCCGTGAGCGGCACCTTGACCGTGGTCACGGTGTTGGGCGCGACCTGTACATGGGTCGGCGTCGCCGTAACGCCCTGGGGCAGCCCGGTGATTTCCAAGGTGGTGGTGCCATTAAAGCCGTCCTGACTGCGCACGTCCACCTCAACAAACCCTTTGTCTCCCTGATACACGGCCTGGGATTCGTAGCTGTTGTGCAGGCTGACCGTGACCGTTGGCTTGGGGACCGTCAATGCGACGGACCCTTTGGCACTTCGGTCTCCGCTCTGAGCGGAGACCGTGAGGGGGTAGGTGCCGGGTTTGAGGGTTGCATCGCTGGTCAGCTCAATCTGAGTGGAACTGTAACCGTTCAGGTTCACATTGACGGGTTTGGCCACGACGCCGGCCGGCAGCCCGTTGACGCTTAGCGTGACGTTGCCACTAAAAGTGCCCGTGCTGCTCAGAGAAACGGCGATATACCGGGTGCTGCTGGGGGGAATCTGTACCTCTGGATTCTGGATGTACATACTGATGCCAGGGCGGTTGACATTGAGGACGCCGAAGCCCGTGCCCACCTGCTTGCCGGTTCCATCCTTGACCATCACCTCAAACGGCTGCCCTGTGTAGTTGTCTGTTCCAGTGTACCGGAACGTCAGTTTGGTGGCCAGCAGTTGCGGCTGCAGATCCAGCCCACCGAACATGTCGGAGTGTGCCGCCTGAGCGGTCATTTTGGGCAGCGGAGCCAGAGTCACTGTGGCGGGTTCTACCGTCAGGCCCGGAATCGAGGTGCTCAGATTGACTGTGCCGGAGTAATTGCCAATCTGAACCAGGTCGGCGTCCACCGTCACCGTCTCATTGCTGGTGAAGGTCAGGTCCTGTGAATTGAAATCAACACCCACGCGGGGTGTGCTGGAAGTAAATACCAGTCCGACTTGGTCGTCGGACGAAGCGTTGCGGACGGTGTAGGTCGTGCCGTCCTTGGAGAGGACCAGGGTGTTCCAGCCGCGTCCGACCGCAATGTCATACTTCACGCTGAAGGCAATGCCCGCGTCATTCGTAAAGCTGCAGGTGCTTTTCATGGTGAAGGGCCGATCTGAATACAGCCGGTCAATCAGGGCGTCCGGCAGGGAGGCGTCCGCACCGGCCACCACCTTCTCCTTGATCGTTCCGAGCAGATCACGCTGTGGACTGTATGTATTGAGGTAGATGCTCTCCAGCACCCGGGCAGTGGAGTCGCTGCTCCTTGCCGTGCAGCCTGCATCGAAATTGCCTGTAAGGTCCGCCGCCTCAGGCGCAATTTTGGACAGATCAAAGGAGAGCACATTGTCGGCGAGCGTGGACTTGGCGAAAAATACAGTTCTGGCGCTCTCTATGTAGGCGTTGTTGAGCTTCAGGTCCGTTCCGCTGACTTTTCCGGAAATGGTGGTATTACTTAGCGCGACTCCGGCCGGAGCACTGACCTTGTATTCCAGCGTCACCGTCTTGTCGGCGTCGAGCGTCACGCTCTGGGCAGGGGGTGTGGTGTACCCGTTGACCGGGCCGCCCTCCACCCTGAGGACGTTGCCCGCCGCAATGCCGGCGAAGGCTTTGCCGCTGGCGAGCGTGCCCTCAAACAGCGTGGCCTGGATGGTGGAGTTGATGACCTTGACGGGAGCGCTGGTGGGCCCAGTCAGTTTGATGCTCAGGGTATGGGCAGAGGCAGGCGGGGTGGGTCCACCGCCTCCTCCACCACAGGCTGCCAGCAAGGCAGTCAGGGTTACAGTCATGGCGGGCGCGATCATTTTCTTCATGTCCACTCAGGAATCTAATCCTTGCCGTTTTAACCCGCGTGCAAAGTTGACCGCTCAGCCGCTCATCCGCTCAGCCCCACCGTTCCATTAAGACTGAATCAGTTTGGAGGGGTTTGCTAGCCTCTTACCGCCTTACACCTACTTCATGCCGGCGAAAGC
Proteins encoded:
- a CDS encoding roadblock/LC7 domain-containing protein encodes the protein MIGALLDVRGVRHAVLLDRSGSVVSSAGADRGTLDPAVLSGEQGLARAGHAVVGSLQGHLGGEWQDLLLDVDGGPVLLTPHGDQLLLTAFDDVASLGRVRFAVRRLLGTA
- a CDS encoding cyclin-dependent kinase inhibitor 3 family protein, producing MSGAALPDPIRVDWVPTGLWPGRLGLTFAPGKKGHSVYQPGVVHDRDVHADLQTLAREGANVLAPLIEDFEFDLLGMDGYHAAADLHRLQVRSFAIPDGQAPADRADFAAFIDELMTDLLDGRSVVVHCRGGLGRAGLAAACLLVQGGLDPEAAIRLVRQTRSPNAIETRGQEAFIHDFAALTPSAGGSA
- a CDS encoding antibiotic biosynthesis monooxygenase family protein, translated to MITVSNRIFVNPEYHAQFMDRFRHRAGLVDGMPGFISNHVLTPTRDGDPFVVLTFWESREAFEAWTSSDAFRQGHARSGSLPRKAFSGPNVLEVHEVLEPAQGSVQSGEGLMAASGTRLKMRAP
- a CDS encoding succinate dehydrogenase iron-sulfur subunit gives rise to the protein MPHETSTAPAAVKGALPMLHVKVKILRFDPEKDRKAHWETYAIEAQAGDRVLDVINEVKWYHDPSLTFRRSCMHGICGSDAMLINGRNRLACKTLVRDVAKDGGTITIEPIRGLKVEKDLLVDMEPFFDSYKAIMPYFINESPAPAAERIQSEAEAERMAHSSNCILCACCTTSCPIFWVNGSYLGPASIVQAHRFIFDSRDEATQQRLNIMNQNTGVWRCRTAYNCTEACPRDIPITQLIEEVKRAVMYQQA
- the sdhA gene encoding succinate dehydrogenase flavoprotein subunit; the encoded protein is MQHRYDVLVIGAGGAGLMAALYAAKGNVSVACISKLYPTRSHTGAAQGGIGAALGNVAEDHWEWHMFDTVKGGDYLADQDAAEVFSKDIIDAVYELEHMGLPFSRTPDGKIAQRKFGGHTREFGKAAVERSCYAKDRTGHMILQTLYQQNVKEGTMFFNEFHVTDLLIEDGRCRGVVAYELATGEIHTFHAKAVILAAGGYGRIFKITSNALTLTGDLMSIYYRKGLPLEDMEFYQFHPTGLAKLGILVTEGIRGEGGILRNVDGERFMERYAPTIKDLAPRDIVSRSIISEIREGRGVGRDGDAVNIDLTHLPREVIEGKLAEITDLARTYLGMDPVKDLVPVQPTAHYAMGGIPTDLNGLCLSDGNGGSIEGLYAAGEQACVSLHGANRLGTNSLGDLVVFGRRAGIYAAQYARQVEFPDLPDDPQRETKDMFDGLKNGSGKENPALIRKEMQESMMNNVGIFRNGPDMEKQVEILKELKARYQNVNVGDPSLRYNSELIEVMELGFMLDCAEAMTASALNRTESRGAHDRADYSTRDDVNWLKHTMAYKDLNRPGHVQIGYKDVALKGFTRAFEPKARVY
- the sdhC gene encoding succinate dehydrogenase, cytochrome b556 subunit, whose amino-acid sequence is MRRKGMYKGREGQWAFLLHRLSGLAILAYLLLHVFSIGSFMFGERFYMAIHDTYDLPVFRIGLVFITAGVVYHAFNGLRIIMMDMTGAGVAYQRQMWYGVLLISVASFVYAAWSLWPRLVGGY
- a CDS encoding succinate dehydrogenase hydrophobic membrane anchor subunit; its protein translation is MIRARTFVDARQQAHSNAELNWWIFMRISGLILVFLVLGHIYMTFIQVSEADATFTAVVGKLANPAWKFYDWLILALALMHGTNGARYSIEDYVRSRPNRAWVKGVFYTVVALVFAFGTIGLFSI
- a CDS encoding roadblock/LC7 domain-containing protein, with the translated sequence MLAQLTQLVNDVDGAWAAAIGGLDGLLIEGHATTAANLNLLIAEHAGLLQAANSAYAQTLNGGQTRELYLRGERLSVYLCPVKSEYFLLIALDARSNLGQARLYGRDAARKLEPML
- a CDS encoding roadblock/LC7 domain-containing protein, yielding MKIDALTELPGVIASALVGPDGLPIEASGDGGDVLAAELTALRTVLDRLGRRLGAGEVSRIALTSERVEVVAITSGEYVLGAALSRSSDTRHAQQTLAKLVLELGDLPRPDRA
- the hemB gene encoding porphobilinogen synthase, coding for MLDRPRRLRRTPALRALTREVSLSPAHFIYPIFVHELPDEAPISSMPGISRHSITGAVEQARSALQLGIPSVILFGIPDHKDALGSGAYAEDGVIQRATRAIKAALPGLTVIADTCLCEYTDHGHCGPLCGVPGQSGAEAWTVDNDRSLELLALTAVSQARAGADVIAPSAMMDGQVGAIRAALDAADFTHVPVMSYAVKYASAYYGPFRDAAGSTPSVGNRATYQMDPAGGHREALREARLDAEQGADTLMVKPALAYLDVLRVLRDHFDLPLVAYNVSGEYALVKAAAQLGFMDERRTVLENLTGMRRAGADAIITYHALDAARWLQEDVLREDALRPLAPAQAGA